The Macrobrachium nipponense isolate FS-2020 chromosome 8, ASM1510439v2, whole genome shotgun sequence nucleotide sequence TTATAAAACTTGGGTAAAAGCGTTATGAGAGGGGTGTCTAGTACTCATGGATTGTGGCTATTCATGGGGGAttgtggtacgcatcccccgcgaatattgGGGGTTAACtgtatgaatagtatatatatatatatatacgtatatatatatatatatactattatatatagtatatatatatatatatatatatatatatatatatatatatatatagatagatagatagatagatagatagatagatagatagatagatagatatatactagatataaatatatatataatatatatgtgtgtgtgtgtgtacaattatGGAATGTGGTTTTCTCTGGCTAAGTTGACCTCTATTTGAAGGGATCAAAAACTGTCGATGCACTGTAGTTGATGTTGGAAGCAGCAAAGATCATCGCTTCAGAAGAAACAAAAAACGGTCCTACAACTGATTTGAACTCTAACGTCCAGAAGGGAAAGCTCAAAGAAGGAAAGGTACTTCAGAATGGCTCCGTGTCAGCTGCGAAGGAAGATAAAATGACCGAAGATGACTTGGTGCAAAATGCTACCCTGTTTTTGTTAGCTGGGTATGAAACAACGTCAGTAATGCTCTCCTTCACTTGTTATTTGCTTGCAAAGAACCAGGATGTTCAGCAGCGTTTATACAAGGAGATCCAACAACGTCTTCAGAGTGAGGTAAAATAAGAGCTAAGGAAAACATGCATTCCTTAAGTTTCTACTTTGTGTCTACTTTGTGTATCACTTGCAAACATCATTCAGCGTCTTCCACAACATTTCATGTACAGTACTCTCCCGACTTTTGTCATCACTTCATACACAGACAAAAATCCTTTGCCTGAGACTTAATTTTGACCCAGTTATTTTTCCCTTTATACAGAACTTCCAGAAACGGCCAACCTTCCTCTACAAATGACTATAACTAAAATCGAATCAGTAGTTACAATGCAGCTCTATCAGTTCTTCACTTAGCTTCCTCTGGGTCTAGTTATTTCAGTAGGAGCTTGATCTATGCATTTGGTAACTTCCAACACGTGTTACATAGCAAGTACTTGATCTTTACGCTCTTATCcttattattttgctttcttaATGACAACGGTTTGCTTATCCAGACATTTCATACACACTATAAGAAAGTCTATGACATTTTTAACATAATTATCACCTTACTTGTCACAACATTCTAGGTTGACTTTCTACTTCCTTGCTTTTCAGTTTTTCACTCTACATCCTTTTCtaattccttgcttttcaatttCCACTCTACATCCTTTTCAACTTCCTTGCTATTTTAATTTTGCACTCTACATCCTTCTCTACTTCCTTGCTCTTCAATTTTGCACTCTACATCCTTCTCTACTTCCTTGCTCTTCAATTTTGCACTCTACATCCTTCTCTACTTCCTTGCTTTTCAATTTCCACTCTACATCCTTTTCTACTTCCTTACTTTTCAGTCATGTTCGTTAGTGGAACTGGCCAGTGGCTTTACACTTGGTGAGATCAAAATGACAAATCAGTGAAAGAAACAACATTTATTTGCATAACTGAATATGTCGTGTTTCCTTCAGGTTCATTGTAGTGTACTGACAATCTTCGCTCTTTCAGGTTGACACGTCCTACGAAAGTGTCATGCAAATGGAGTACTTGGATATGGTAGTCAATGAATCACTACGTTTCTATCCACCATTTGCTGAGTAAGTTTTGGACTTGAAAGTACTTGTGCTACTTGAAAATTTCTctgcaatttctttcaaaatattgtcCAGGGTTAAAGTAACCATTCATATTTATGTTGACTTCCCTTCGGGGGTTAGTGTTACCGGGGCATCTCATGTGGTACattaggcattacttagggttgtTTGCAATGTCCCAAACTTCACCCActttttaatctttgactttatcTCCATTCCTGGTTCCTTTCTTCATTTTGACCGTCTCACTCTTTTACAGTGACTTCTTAATGCAATTGTGGGATGGATTTTCTCAGTTTAATCTTcgtttcctttgtttatttttatcttttatcttgttgtccagcctctccaactccctctttgtTCTGTCTTAGGTGTTGAAAGGCAAAATGTGCCCCAGTGCTTAGTTGAATAGcccaaatttcataaatcaatcaatcattgctAAATTTAGAATCCAGGAAATAGACTACGGAAATTTTTCCAGGAGGGAGATGGCCCtgtcacgcggtgcactgtaagtgttacttaggttctttgcagcctccctttgGTCCCAGGCTGCAACTCCTTTTCTTTTCTGTTACTGTACCTcgattcatattctctttcttccatctcactttccccctcttctaataattgcttcatagtgcaagtgctttgaggttttcatgctgttacacctttcaaacctcttactgtcaatttccgtttcagagctgaatgacctcataggtctcgtCGCTTGACATTTGGTCTAAATTATACTTGATATCCATTCTCCGAAAATTCTCATTGTTTGTCGTTCTCTCTTCCAGCTCCATCATACGTGAAGTGAAAGAGGGCTGCGAGTTTGAAGGAATGAAGTTCCCGGCAGATTCTTTGGTCATATTCCCAGTCAGTTATATGCACTTCGACGAGACACTGTGGCCTGATCCCCAGACCTTTGATCCAGAGAGATTCCATCCCGACAGGAAGAAGAACATCCACGTCTCCTCCTTCTTGCCCTTTGGCAGTAAGTGTACATCTGCAGGATCTCTTTCTCCCTGCCCTTTGGCAGTAAGTGTAGCTACATCTGCAGGATCTTTCTGTAACACCAACTTGTACTGATTTATTCAAGCAAAGTTGCAATGCAATTACTAGCCTAAATAGTTATTCATGTGCTTTTCctaaatgtttattaatatatttatgaatttgttaatttatatcttattaataagtgatctctttctATGTTtcacattaccttctgttacttctctcaaatgaacactatattctttggggGCTTGAATTTTaattcagtggcccctgtggttcCTTAAAGTAGAATTCGTGTTCTGAACAAACATTATGCAAAttgattttgtcttttatttttcagttggTCCTCGTAAGTGCATTGGAACGAGGTTCGCCCTGATGGAAGCAAAGATGGCCATAGTTCGCCTCCTTCTGTGATACAAGTTGAGGACGTGTAGCCTGACAGAGGAAGATATTAAAACAATGCCGGGGAAAATCACCCTGACTCCTCAAAAACTAAGCATTTATCTTGAATGCGTGCACCGCTAATTCTGAGACACACTTTTATTGTTACCGCAGCGTTTGACATTGATCCGGGACGAGGCACCGTTAAGAAATGCATGGTGAAtactaaaaggaaaaaacaaagatgAAGTA carries:
- the LOC135223263 gene encoding cytochrome P450 3A19-like isoform X2, which encodes MLEAAKIIASEETKNGPTTDLNSNVQKGKLKEGKVLQNGSVSAAKEDKMTEDDLVQNATLFLLAGYETTSVMLSFTCYLLAKNQDVQQRLYKEIQQRLQSEVDTSYESVMQMEYLDMVVNESLRFYPPFADSIIREVKEGCEFEGMKFPADSLVIFPVSYMHFDETLWPDPQTFDPERFHPDRKKNIHVSSFLPFGIGPRKCIGTRFALMEAKMAIVRLLL